The genomic region aattggtgacaattacttgtcttgtgtcctcttccttgatggaactcacaatgttcagtatctctccaccatgctggtttgacttgaggctcataatttgataacttaggtagggtgatcaaattctgagaaatgagttgtcgcatcactgtttcaatgggttcccctaagggagtatatgtgcgtttttgtttttgtggacgaggtcttggttcatcatgagatgtgatgcgaccttgattaggaggaacatttgtgttgttctaaggtggaggattttgtcctgcaaatcgcaccacaagttgtgcattttggatagttcgagcatccacaaccccatcgttgacgatattcttattcttgttccagaagtttggtttatcactattgaagcgcgggcgaggaccatcttttggttcattaaagattttgatgagtcctttcttgatgagtgccctttcacattttatacctttggtgatcatatcattaaaagagtctgtgtctttgacatccaggtgaaattccatttctttgtttaagttggaaatgaaaatttccactagttctcattcaggtaactgaagagaacgtctgctagacatttggcaccatcgttgcaggaatactgagaatagttcacctggtttttgtttggtgttgcatagatcagccatggtgatgtcgcgttcaatattataagagtaatgagataggaacttctggatgagttcctcaaatgttctaatgccacctggtagtcgagaaaaccatgatgtagttgttcctcccaagctttggggaaagaggcgcatgaggtatgtgtcttcatatgccacttcaagacaagcggaatgaaattctctgacatgatcacggggatctccctttcctctatattttttgaattttggtgtttcgaacccgcgtggaaagggtggcatataaagattcctatcaaaaggatagggacagatgtcattaagtgaaaattgattggtcttaacaccactatgaagttgttgggcgagattctcgacttgttgccgcaacatctccatttcatttggaggaggaggtggtgggttacctcgaggaatgttatatctgatgtgatttctacctctttcctcctcatggcgattttgtctttctgatgcttgtcttaattgggcaagatcaaagtccgaggggagtttggctccttcttgagcgagttttaagaagtgagcatccgcattgctcctcagtatttcatcaaataatctgttgaagtgagggttatgctgtgccctttcaattgttgaaggagtgggagtacttgggttttcatcagttacagttcctccaagtgcttcttgaaattcattgaggttgtcctcttcttcctcaatttctatttctcgttgccttgatcgcgatcgagtttgagccattttgtttgcaagtttgtgttgaagttgattgaagatgacaatgagttgttgatgaaagatggatgattagtgttttgtgttgtatgtagatctctagcactctaaaggtagatgtaaccagaattccttctttgaattgcttgtttgttttgatgatttttggatgtgataaggtgtagagaaatctgagatgtgttacagattttgactacctagcaatgagaggatttactcatgaactagttttaacctgcgtagatgtgtctcttgggatgagcttatcctagatgtagaaacaatctaaaaagtgatgtgatgtgttttgatttcaagcaatatctaaaaaggaatcttgggacaagaacctcttaatgttttgagagttgggacggattgatgatggaataatgatgtatgaatgagatgatggatgttttgttttcaacttcaataaaaactttgtgttacaaatggaacaaactctacctcttctctttcaggtgttggtggcacttctcgagctatgttgtacgtgatacagacgtttgggaagaagttgggattaatctttcctcgatttttgtgataactcagagctctatattgcataaaagctctgtggttcaatgattatGAATCAAACTCGTtagttttaccttgaaggtatagacgcatgcgatgtagaaagactctatgtgagacaaagatttgtctattgagatagaagaatttcctccttttgattaaagcctttgagcttaatggtcttcttttcaaggtgatattctgatgacgcttcttctttcgcaagatgtgaagaatgctcataaattttgactctttgtttgtttgcactttgtttttgatatttttgtttgtttttgagaaatgttggatgaatactttgtttttgggattgattttctgatttttctttgacaagaaaacaaagcaagcacacaaacacaagaatgttgcctcaaaggcacaaatgagtatgggtctagatcaacccaattcttggacttgtttttgacccttcctttagatttatttttaaggtgtagttccaaagcctgaagtcgactcaattcgcactaggtctgtaaaacgaacacacttcaaacactttttatccctaaggtcaaatggccagttgtgataaatttagcccacatcttgatatttcttcgactttggtactacataccttatgaatcccgccgtggcaggtaaggatgtgatatactaagtcttgcgcgagcataacaaatagatgatccctatgatgggggagtcaccacttttatcaagccacaagtgacttttcaaaaagctatgtttctactcaaggaaatatgtatggtgagtatcttgggagcaaaaccttctatgctcttgcactaaattatacctcaaatatcctcaatcaatagaatgggtgggttactacttaaaggtgtttagtcatgttcgatggctttggacataagttcattctgcagtgactcacttaagagccttgtaactggtggtggggcccatttgtcctttcagccagttacactgtaggaacagctatacccaaggctacagctttcgctctcacctgatttctatagcggcttgaaggatttaccgcttgaggtcattcccaagagtatcgatcccttggcaggcctctcttaaaaagataaaatttgagtgttactaacacttttctcttgcacctaggaccatgagagccaggggagaggatagtgtgtgttagaagtaggtccactcgactgactttttgcacaagtgtgccaaatacgtaaaacacttgttctttttaatccagcatttgcaaagatgatttaactatttggagatgttgctccaacagtcatggtgttcgttttaacttcaaaggcaatgtgttttgtaatctagaatttggaaatcctggtcaacttaatgaaaaacacgttttgcttaaaggaaaatttgtttgcaaaaaatcaaaaacaagtgaattgtttgttttatttgcccaaaatttgaagtgtggattgtaaattctttagtttgatgcaagaaaatggaattatTGATTTTAAGCCCTagataaagtgtgtttcctaacttgcaagaaaacaaatgtttgaagttgttgttctttttaccttgcaataaacaaagatgaattttgttttaagcaccaaaaacaagtttgaggttcattttacgcactccaaaatgagatgtgaggtttattttgTCTTGtacaagaaggaaaaatggattctttttaaccaacttttgaaagaaagtaaaaaaaagatTTTAAGgcatctaaactaactccttcccctgcacaaaaaaaaaattagaacctgcacacagtcaatgatcaaatgttagtgtgggcttacacaagcctaaattctgattttggttacaaagcgacttggacaacactctgtcgcaatagcgctattctgctttttagacagaagcgctaatttatacaatagcgctattctgcgctcgcagaagcgctaatttacacagtagcgctgaaaTAATAGAAAAGTCCGAGAGGGCAAAAGCACCAGAATAGTTTCAATAGCGCCAGAACTGTGACAAAAGCGCCAGAAGGTAATCAGTAGCGCTAAAACgttttcaatagcgctattttagggacaatagcgctaaaagaaattctTTCGATAGCGCTCGAACGTGTTcattagcgccgaagcgcgacctgtgtggcagtttcaagcaaaaatgttagttgtcaaaaaaaaatgatcagaaggttgcgtgttcgattcacgtcaggttcaccaaatgatgccctcctaaatggcacaaggttagtctatgatcaaacaacacaaaacacacaaaacattagtgttagtcaatcaaaaactaatctacaaaaggcataccaagagagacactaaaaacatgctaatgtatctaactaaagaagtaaagataatgagatatctccaactatctcttagcatgatattagctcctttctcccttgttcctctcctctccaagttccaaaatagtgtagctctcagcagctttttgcactatggatgcttatggaggattgagattgtagtatagctccaaatatgaaatgaaaagctaatactaatgctaaaatgattgattttaccaaaaagacaagattttaattattctatgctaaatgctctctaaaatgtctatagcttagatgcatacaagttttcaggatctggattatgaagaaatgggctctatttataggaaaattgGAGCAATGGATgaccaagattgaaaggtttaatcaagggtcaagcttgaaagttggggatccatgtgcacaatttgcaccaatgaaatggtgacaaatgtcaacatagggttgggttgaaagaagaggttggaggcattaaaggcctgagaagacctcatggttatctaaaggctaagggtcaagcctaaattaggattacctactggattaggagttaattcaaggataaacctttgtgcaaatgattaagagataatcatgatcaaagcattaaaggcttgatgagacccttgggttgggtagaggttgagtcaaaacaaatgttttaaccatgtgggagggttgaattaaccattcatggttattggagactttgggggattaagtggttgaaagttggaagcctttaatggctatcaaagactttgaggaattaagtggttgaaggttgaaagcctttaatggttatcaaagacttttagactttgagaagtgactccattttgcttaggaatgtgacaataattaggggatggattaggctaattaggaaggggttagaagaatctagaaggggattagatttttgcaagtggatttggtgggtgagggaaaataggattttatttaaaataaaaattcatttatttcaataaatgtgtgcaagttgcatttgtaggaaaatgcaagtggggtggggataatgatttaaataaatattttatttaatttatttaaaagaggaaaaggggattttaattaaataaatagattttatttatttaattgattggaattggatttaatgaattaattaaaataaattgaataatttatttaattaatagaagaatgtttggggatgaattaattaaatcttaatttaattaattgatggctagtggatttttaatcaaaataaatacgaaatattcattttattaaaatggacagatttgtgtgactacacaatgtatatacatgtatatacatgtatgtgtgtgtgtgtgtgtgtgtgttatacacacacacacacacacacacacacacatatatgggtgtgtgtgtgtgtgtgtgtatttaataTGGGAGCATGAAAACCTCTTTGGCTAAGAACCAAGGATTGAGGGGTATACATTGCACCTAATTCACTTAGGGCACAATCTTAGTCTCATCCTGAACCTTGCATTCAACAAAACATGATCCCTGGTGGACTCATTAAAAACCTTTCAACTTCATTAGTAGACCAAGGACCCATTgactaatatttttaataatatagcaTTGATAGTTGTGATTTATAAGCTGTTtgtaattgaatgaaatgtattcctaATATCTAAAAAGAAACAAataatgtgatgccacatcaacacacTAATAAAACACAATTTAGTGCACAACTACTCTTTTTGGGGGGTTTGAAGACACCTCAACAAAAAGCACAGTGACATGATATCATATTTGATGATGCAGACTTGAAACCCTTTTTTTAAAGAGGAAACTTggtaagtaggagatattttccacaacaagtcaaattgtgatattgctatcaagattcaactatgtagttttcgagtcaaactcattgacccatgattcatgagtagtggctcacaagaacccatctctcatgagaccGAATGATACACTCAACTTGCAAATGGGGTTGCACGTTGAGTGggcttaaccttggaggaaactccatggttaagcatgCTTGAGTTAGAGTAGTACTAGAATGGGTGATCTCCCGAAAGGCCCAATTCTTCacctttgtgagcatcacctagatgcaatgactcatgagtgctaagtgtaccatttATTCTTATGAGAGATGAGTTCTTGTGAACTACTACCCATGAATAATGGGTTAATGAGTTTGATTTGAGAACTACGAGTTGAATCTTAATAACAATATCACAAAGAGGAAACTTCTGAAATAAACTACTCTAAAAAAATAAGAATGATCTAAAATTGTCATATAAGATTTTGAAAGATCTTAAATTAGAATATTCAACTACTAAATCCTCTCTCTTAATagatcaaataaataaattcaaatttacttTTCTCCACACATTTTAAATCAATTTCTAGAATTTAGTACTTGAAATTCAAGTAAACTAATTATAGAAAATGAATTACAAGTTAAGATACTAAACCATTCAATGAATTCGTCCAAATGGAGTTGTTAAACGAGCAATGTGAATCGTACGCCCACCGATAATATCGAAGGTGTCTGTGATTGTAAGTAAGAAAGAACTTACGATATTTAGTAAAAACATACACGCTAGTCAAAGCCGTCTGCAACATAACCACTGAGGCGGCTGTGCGGCAGCATGGGAAAAACACTGCCTTACGCTTTTCTCAATGAAGTTTATGAATTCTTTACCCCAACGTGCACGTCTCTGTGACTGACATTCTGTGAACTTTCTTATGTAAATTCAGACATCAGGATGAACGTTTCACAgtaattattagctaattgaaaATTAAATGCAAGCTTCACTTAATCTATGGACCACAACGAAACCAAGGTATCTGTATTCATTTATGCGGTGAATACTTGAGTATCAAGTTGATTTAATGCACTTAATGCCAAAAGTAGAGCACTCAAaagattttttaattttcaattaattaaagGGAAAGGTACATCTTAGGTGCTGCACAGACTTTTtactcaaaagaagaagaatattgTGGTAGGTGAAATGAAAAGCTGGGCctacaaaaaaaaagaataaggaAATTTGTGGGTGGCACATGTTTTCTACTGCAAACATGTCAAATTTCCGCGTTTGAACAAGTCCAAAGATCGCCCTTCCCCGCATTATAAATGCATAGCAATTGGAGAGTGAAATTTGCAGGCATCAAAACTGTAATTCAGGATATATACTGAATTAAGCTCAACGAGCATATTGAAAGAAAACGATGGGAAAGCTCAGCATGCCTTTTTTCATTCTAACTTTCGTTTATATGGTGGCTGCCTCTGCGAGTGCATTCTCTGCAACGGATTTAAGCCTCCCAACTCCAGTGGATGGCCTTTCGTGGACATTTTACAGAAAAAGTTGCCCGGCGTTGGAGTTTATTGTGAGAGAACGTATTGAGTTTTATCTCAATCAAGATATCACGCAGGCGGCTGGCCTGCTCAGACTGCATTTCCACGACTGCTTCGTGCAGGTATATTCATATCAAAATTTTCTAATTCGTTGCGTTTATTAGTATTTCATGGGGTTAAACAAATTGTGTATGAATTTGACAGGGATGCGACGGTTCAGTGCTGCTGAACGGGACATCGAATGAGCGGGTGACTCCTCCAAATGTGTCGTTGCGAGCGATGGCCTTCACAATTATCAATGACATAAAAGCAAGAGTGGAAGCTGCCTGCACTGGAATCGTATCATGCGCTGACATATTAGCTTTGACTGCTCGTGATTCTGTCAACAAGGTCTGAAATCCCTCGTCCCAATCACATTGATGTTACTGATTAGCTTAAGTTTTTCAGTTTTTAGAAGGATTTTTTAAACAGAATTTGAGTGTGTTTTGAAGGCTGGAGGACCATTCTATCCATTACCGCTAGGGAGGAGAGACAGCCTCAGCTTCGCAAATTTAACAACCGTTCTTGCAAATTTACCTGCGCCCAGTTCCAATGTAACTGGTCTTATGAGCGTCTTGTCTCTCAAAGGCTTTACTTTCACGGATCTGGTAGCTCTTTCAGGTATATATCTCAAAATACATATATTTGTTCCTATTGAAGTTATTATTATACCCAAGGATTTTGTTTCTTACCGCATAAGATTGTAGGTGGGCACACAATCGGCAGAGCAAACTGCTCGTCCTTCGACAACAGACTGCACAACAGCACGACCGGAGGAAAGCAACAAGATCCCACTCTCGACCAGACATTTGCTAAGCAACTCTACCTCACTTGTCCCACAAGTACAACCGTCAACACCACCAATTTGGATATTCGCAGCCCAAATGTGTTTGATAACAAATATTACGTGGACCTTCTGAATCGACAAACGCTCTTCACATCGGACCAGACTCTCTACTCAGACAGTCGAACCCGAGACGTGGTAATAGATTTTGCAGTCAATCAAGCCTCCTTCTTTGAACAGTTCGTTTTGAGCATGTTGAAGATGGGTCAGCTGGATGTCCTCACCGGAAGCCAAGGACAAATCCGGAAGCATTGTGAGGTTCCAAATCCAACTTCTTCAGTTTTCTCCATCCTCAATCCTCAAATTTCCTCATCTTTATACTCCACATAAATGCTAGGACGAAGCAACATTTGTTTCTTCGAATAAATCCACCTCATAACATGTGTTTAAGAGGGGTCGAGCATTAAGGTAGAATGTTGGAATGCTGAGCATAATAGTCAGTCCtcaaaataattatataaaagATAGGATGACATGTAATCCATATTGTTGGAGCAGTCGAGTGTTCActcatttaatttgatttaaaattATGCTTTAAGCTTTTCAGATGCGCTGGGCAACGCCTTTTTTAAATAATATACAAAATagatttataattattttaaaatataagttGTGGGGATGGTAATTGATTTTTGGGTATGAAGATGAAAGGTACTAAATTagtgtgtatgtatgaatgaatGTATGAATGATTTTTCATCCTCAAAGTTGTTCTAACTATTTAATATAGGAGTACAAGCCTTCGGTTGAAACCCTTTTGGCTAAGATCCTGGTCTTATCTCTTCTGATGTTAGAGCCTTGCAATCACTAAAACTTGATCTTTGGTGGCCTCATTAAGAACCATTAAACATCATGAGTAGTCTCACTAACCATGGGTTGTGCACGGATGCGACCATATCCCTAAGGACGTACCTCACAAAGTCACACCATCCCCATGTACCAACAATAAGAAATTGGAGAAAATCAATGTTAGTCACATCTTCATGTACATCGAAATCGAAAATCTAAACAtcaatgtgtatgtgtatgtgtcttcttacctatatctccctctccccACTCAAGATTGACTAAAGTAGGAGTCTCAAATACTATAGTATGTACTATAGCTGGGGGCATAGCTCACTCCTCAGCTTGTCTTTTTGTAGTCATGTCGACTTGGTATCTCAATAAAAGGAGTTGGATGTGATGATACATGTACTTGAAAGGTAGGCCTTTGTAGTGGTATGTCATTATACTTGCTCTTCTATACTCACTTTCCTCTATCCTTTGTAAGTGGTGGATCCTCATCCTGAGTATGGTAATCAACCTACACACGATCCTAGGTGTGGTCCTCATCTTGCTCTTGATCCTGATCTCCATCTatctcctcatcctcttcctcatcATGTCCTAATCTGATCCATGGTCGTAAGTCTCTAGTAGGATGATCATTGGGAAATATGAGGGCATGACAAAAAATTATCCACCATCTCATGTAAGATTGTTGAACATCGACTAAATCATCATTTGAGACTGGGGGCCCATCTTGTTCCTTTTCCTCTGAATTGTTAAGTGCAACATCCAGTGATGTGGGTCTAGGTTGATCTCTAGGTCTTGTGCAACACTATGAGTTGAATGCATGTAGATCGGTACTACAATGGGAACACCATGTACCTAACTAAACTAACATGTCACTCGGTCATAATACAATGGAACAATGATGTAGTCATTACAACCCTAGAAAAGATAGTCCCACTACATCCTTGCTAGTTGCCTAGTCTAACCAAGTCAAAGCATCATAGTCCTTTAGGGTCTCCCTGTGATGTCTTTAGGCTCTAATATGTCTATCACAACTCTCTAGTAACATGAATCTCCTATTTTTCATGGTCTCTAACATGGGTAGGCATGTATTCATGGGAATGAAGTCAAAATATCAATAGGAAAACCCACTAGTCTAGTACATGCAATATGCTCAAACACCCATACCTAGAGTAGTGTACATGTCATCAAGTTGTATCCCTTATAATGCGCATATCTTCCAAGGTTGTGATAGATATGTGCTAACTTTCCCCATCCCCATGAATAGATAGTTTGCCACTCAACCACCCCTTGGATAGTATGAACAAGGCCCCCAGGTAGGTGTGTGCTTCGTCCATCAAGGCACCAAAACTA from Cryptomeria japonica chromosome 3, Sugi_1.0, whole genome shotgun sequence harbors:
- the LOC131049164 gene encoding peroxidase 12: MGKLSMPFFILTFVYMVAASASAFSATDLSLPTPVDGLSWTFYRKSCPALEFIVRERIEFYLNQDITQAAGLLRLHFHDCFVQGCDGSVLLNGTSNERVTPPNVSLRAMAFTIINDIKARVEAACTGIVSCADILALTARDSVNKAGGPFYPLPLGRRDSLSFANLTTVLANLPAPSSNVTGLMSVLSLKGFTFTDLVALSGGHTIGRANCSSFDNRLHNSTTGGKQQDPTLDQTFAKQLYLTCPTSTTVNTTNLDIRSPNVFDNKYYVDLLNRQTLFTSDQTLYSDSRTRDVVIDFAVNQASFFEQFVLSMLKMGQLDVLTGSQGQIRKHCEVPNPTSSVFSILNPQISSSLYST